AAGCCACAAGCCTCGCATCAATATTCACCTCACTCATATCATTGACTATAACCGCCACACGAAGCCCTTCTCGGTTTGCGAGGATATGATTGAGTAGGGTAGTTTTGCCAGCTCCTAAAAAACCAGAGAGAACGGTCACAGGAATCTTATCTTTCATCGAATTATCCTTAATGCAATATAGTTGCATTAAATTTGCCCCCAAAATCATGTCAATTTAAAATGCAATTACGTTGCATTTGCGTTTTGGAGTCAATTTTCCTTGGTATTTCTGCATAAAAAAGGGAATTTCTTGCATTTCCCCTGTAGGTTCCAATCCTCTTGTTATGCAACTGGATCCTTATTACGTTAAGGCCGCTAAGATTATTAATTCTATTCGGTCTACTCTCTTTGTTCTATTTATGATTGGTATTTTGGGAAGTTTTGGTTCCATTCACAAAGTTCAATTAATCATGATGTTAATCATCGCTATTATCTATGGTTTGATGGCATTAATTCAATTCCTTCTTTTAAAAAATGATAAGGAACCATATGCATTTTGGTTTGTATTAATAGATATCCTTCTTATTGGTTCAAACACAATCGGACAAAGCTCAATGCAATTGGATATTGTGGCTGCAGCAATGAAGGCTGGTGTAAATTATTCGATTGCATTCTTTATCATTTTATACTCAGGTTTTCTTTTTTCTTCAAGGCAAACATATATCATAGGTACATTGCTGACACTTGTACAAATTTCATCACTTGTTTTGGCAGGTTTTGCCGGAATGGAGTTTGTTGATCGCAACGATGTTCATAAATTGGCATATTCAGTTTCATTACCTGTAGAAATAGTGAAAGTTTTTTATCTGTGTATGGCAACTGTTGCGATTGCAAAAATGGTAGGTTTACTAACATCGATTCGGGATGAGGCAATCCAAGGGAAAAAAACTTCAGAAGAACATTCTAAGGTAATGGAAACACAAAAAGAGGCCTTGGTAGAAACAGGTGAAAATTTAAACCAATCCGTTTCCGCCTTAAAAGTGTTTGCTGATGATTTAAATGGTCTTGTCCAAAACCAAGCTGCATCGATAGAAGAAATTTCAGCATCCTTAACAAAAATTTCTCAATCTACGGAAGATTCATTTTCCTTTGTCAAAGACCAATACAAACGAATAGAAGCCTTAAATGAGGAAAGCCACACCTTAGAGGGAATAGTAAAAGCCGTTCGTTCTGAAGTTGATATTATTTCAGGTCAAATCAATGAGTCATCACAGTTTAGTAATCTTGTAACAAATTCTATGGAGAACTTAAATTCTGTTTTAAACGAAGTAAGTTCCAGTTTCCAAAAGGTGGAAGATGTAAATCAGATCATGAAAGAAATTGCTGACCAAACCAATTTACTTGCTCTTAATGCATCCATTGAAGCCGCAAGGGCAGGGGAACATGGTAGGGGTTTTGCGGTAGTGGCCCAAGAAGTCGCAAAACTGGCAGAAAATTCAGCTTCCAACGCAAGTATCATCTCCAAAACGATTCTGAAATCAAAATCGGATTTACTTAAAGGGAATTCCTCTGCTAAAGAAGCAAATGAAATGGCTTTGAACCAGAAAAATGAAATGAACAAGGTTAAAAATACTGTGGTTAGTTTTAATGAAAAATTTGTAGACTTGCAAGAGTTAAATGCTCGTGTTTTGAAATCTCAAAAGGAACTCAAAGACTTGTCCTCTCAGTTGGAATCCATTGCGAAAGACCAAACATTGGGTAATAAAGAAGTGATGCGAGCAGCTCAAAGTATAGAAAGAGATGTCCAAGTAGTCGCCGAGAACACAAGAGTTCTCGCTGAGCATATTGAAGATATCCAGGACTTGGCCAACCGGATCAAGTGATCCTTGTCTAACACCATTAACTTAACAGCCGCCTGATTCGTTCAGGCGGCGCGAAGGAAAACTATTTGTAATTCTTTTCCCCTCTTTGATCTTTGAGTGAAAGTCCTGCTTAAGGAGCCGACTGTATGATATCCAATAACTATTTTAACGATAACGATGACCTAATTGATCATTTTGATTCCCTTACTCCTTGGAACGAGGTAGTTGACCAATACGAACAAGGTTTTGAAGACTTTGCGGAATACCAAAAATCAGGAAAGGAAGAACTGGCTTTCGCTCCTGGAAACTATGAAGACGCCATTGAATTCTACCGTTCCACTTTAGAAGCTGGTGGAGACATTGCTGGAAACAATATTTCCCAAGTTTCCAAACAAATGGATGAAGAAGGCCTTAAATACAAAGACGGCCAAGTTACCTTCCCTAAACCTATGTTAGACGTCGTTGAAAAAATTAAATCGGCGGGACTACTTCCTTACGGAATTCATAGACATTACGGTGGACTAGGTCTTCCTTCTGTCGTACAATCGATGTTATCTGAATGTGTATCGCGCGGGGACGGATCTCTTGCCATCACTCTTGGTTGTATGAACCTCGCAGAAACTGTCGAAAGATTCGGAACAGAAGAAATGATCCATGAATTTGTTCCAAAAATGGCAGCCGGTGAACTTTGTGGAGCGATGGCTCTTACGGAACCAAACTACGGATCCGACCTTCCTAATTTACAAACCAAAGCAGTTAAAGGTGAAGACGGAACTTGGAAAATCACAGGAACCAAACGTTTCATTACCCATGCTTGTGGTTTTGGTTCGGCACCTTCTATCATTCTCACTCTTGCAAGAACAGGAACCACCACCAGTGGGGCTCGTGGGCTTTCTTTCTTTTTAGTGCACTCGAAAGATGTATTTGTAGCATCCATCGAAAAGAAAATGGGACTCCACTGTTCTCCTACTTGCGAAGTAGTTTTTGAAAACAGCCCAGGGATTCTCATTGGCGAAGAGGGAAAAGGCCTTGTCAAATATTCGATGGCAATGATGAACCAAGCTCGCCTCAACATTGCGGCCCAAGCAATGGGGATTGCGACCGCTGCTTATTTCGAAGGAAAAAAATACGCAGAAGAAAGAGTGCAGTTCGGTAAAACCATTAATAACATCACGGCAGTGAAAAAGATGTTGGAACGAATGGAACGAGAAGTAGCTGCTATGCGTTGTATTTTATACGAAGCAAGTTTTGCCGTAGACCAGTATCGTTGGAAAGAAGAACGAGGAAAGATGAAAGGTCTTTCTGAGAAAGACATTAAAAAAGATGAATCTTTCAAAAAATGGGAAAAACTTGCCTCCCTGTTTACTCCACTTTCAAAATATTACATCACAGAAATGGCAAATCTTGTGGCTTATGACGCGATGCAAATCCACGGTGGATCCGGTTATACAGAAGATTATGATGTAGCAAGACTATATCGTGATGTTCGTATCACTAATATCTATGAAGGAACCACACAACTCCAAACGGTAGCTTGTATTGGTGGGATTGTTTCTGGAATGACAGAAACAGGAATTTACCGCGAATACTTAAAATCGGAAATGGCTACGTTTGCAGCAAGCCAAGGACTAAACGATCTATTCAAACAATTTGAAACGGTTGTGGCTGAATATGCAGAAATTGATTCTACTCCTCTTCGAGAAGAATTGGCTTTTGAAGTAGTAGAGTCAGCAGCACGTTTCCACAATAGTTTGTTACTCGAAAGAAGTATTGGTCGTTCGAAAGTAGAAAGACGAAACTATCGTAAGTCGATCACGGATGCTTACATCCTTGATAGTTCAGCGATCCTTGCAGCAAACTTAACCAAAATTCGTGGAAAGAAAAAAGCACCAGTCACTGCTTAAACCAGTCGATACAAATCCTCTTCTTCCTTGTTACGCCTGTTTTATGGAAGAAGGGGAAGGTGTAAAATCTTCCAACAAACCTGACATTCGCCTCTCTTCTCCATTTTCTTGGAGGGGAGAAAAATTTCCTCCCATTTTAGATTCCGAATCCCCCGATCATTTAGGCCGCATTCGCGATTTAGGAATTCCTTATATCTTTGATATCCACACTCATTTTTTTCCAGAGACGGTGATGAAACTCATTTGGCGTTGGTTTGATAATGTGAACTGGGCCATTGGATACCGACTGCCAGAAAAGGAAAGAGTGGAAAGGCTCCACCATAATGGGATCAAACGATTTACTACTTTAAACTATGCTCATAAAGCAGGAATGGCTTCTTCTTTAAATGATTGGACTTATGCCAATTATAAAAACTGGGAAGGAGCTTTACCCTTTGGAACGTTTTATCCCGAAGAGGGAGTTCTTAATTATGTGAAACGGGCTGTGGAAGAATATGGGTTTCGCGGTTTTAAACTCCACTGCGAAGTTTCCAAACTCAATTTAAATCATCCTGAACTTGCAGAAACTTTCCTGTTTTTACAGGCAAAACAAATTCCGATTTTGATCCATACAGGAACGGCACCCCTTCCGGGTGAGTTTACAGGAATCCAAATTTTTAAACCCTTTCTCGAATCCTATCCTAAGTTGAAAATCATAGTCGCTCATATGGGTGCCCATGAAATCTCCGCCTATGCTTCGTTACTGGAAAGTTATCCTAATTTGGGCCTTGATACCACAATGGTGTTTGTGGATTTTCTTGCTACGGGTAAGGAGGAAGAGGTGGATGCGGCCGTTTCCTATTTAGAAACTTACCAGAATCAAATTTACTTCGGATCCGATTTTCCAAACATCCCTTACAACCTAAACCACCCCATCACTAAGATTTTGGATT
This genomic window from Leptospira bandrabouensis contains:
- a CDS encoding methyl-accepting chemotaxis protein — protein: MQLDPYYVKAAKIINSIRSTLFVLFMIGILGSFGSIHKVQLIMMLIIAIIYGLMALIQFLLLKNDKEPYAFWFVLIDILLIGSNTIGQSSMQLDIVAAAMKAGVNYSIAFFIILYSGFLFSSRQTYIIGTLLTLVQISSLVLAGFAGMEFVDRNDVHKLAYSVSLPVEIVKVFYLCMATVAIAKMVGLLTSIRDEAIQGKKTSEEHSKVMETQKEALVETGENLNQSVSALKVFADDLNGLVQNQAASIEEISASLTKISQSTEDSFSFVKDQYKRIEALNEESHTLEGIVKAVRSEVDIISGQINESSQFSNLVTNSMENLNSVLNEVSSSFQKVEDVNQIMKEIADQTNLLALNASIEAARAGEHGRGFAVVAQEVAKLAENSASNASIISKTILKSKSDLLKGNSSAKEANEMALNQKNEMNKVKNTVVSFNEKFVDLQELNARVLKSQKELKDLSSQLESIAKDQTLGNKEVMRAAQSIERDVQVVAENTRVLAEHIEDIQDLANRIK
- a CDS encoding acyl-CoA dehydrogenase family protein produces the protein MISNNYFNDNDDLIDHFDSLTPWNEVVDQYEQGFEDFAEYQKSGKEELAFAPGNYEDAIEFYRSTLEAGGDIAGNNISQVSKQMDEEGLKYKDGQVTFPKPMLDVVEKIKSAGLLPYGIHRHYGGLGLPSVVQSMLSECVSRGDGSLAITLGCMNLAETVERFGTEEMIHEFVPKMAAGELCGAMALTEPNYGSDLPNLQTKAVKGEDGTWKITGTKRFITHACGFGSAPSIILTLARTGTTTSGARGLSFFLVHSKDVFVASIEKKMGLHCSPTCEVVFENSPGILIGEEGKGLVKYSMAMMNQARLNIAAQAMGIATAAYFEGKKYAEERVQFGKTINNITAVKKMLERMEREVAAMRCILYEASFAVDQYRWKEERGKMKGLSEKDIKKDESFKKWEKLASLFTPLSKYYITEMANLVAYDAMQIHGGSGYTEDYDVARLYRDVRITNIYEGTTQLQTVACIGGIVSGMTETGIYREYLKSEMATFAASQGLNDLFKQFETVVAEYAEIDSTPLREELAFEVVESAARFHNSLLLERSIGRSKVERRNYRKSITDAYILDSSAILAANLTKIRGKKKAPVTA
- a CDS encoding amidohydrolase family protein, producing the protein MEEGEGVKSSNKPDIRLSSPFSWRGEKFPPILDSESPDHLGRIRDLGIPYIFDIHTHFFPETVMKLIWRWFDNVNWAIGYRLPEKERVERLHHNGIKRFTTLNYAHKAGMASSLNDWTYANYKNWEGALPFGTFYPEEGVLNYVKRAVEEYGFRGFKLHCEVSKLNLNHPELAETFLFLQAKQIPILIHTGTAPLPGEFTGIQIFKPFLESYPKLKIIVAHMGAHEISAYASLLESYPNLGLDTTMVFVDFLATGKEEEVDAAVSYLETYQNQIYFGSDFPNIPYNLNHPITKILDLSISGEAKQKILYWNAENLFHK